In Alloyangia pacifica, the following proteins share a genomic window:
- a CDS encoding histidine triad nucleotide-binding protein: MAYSYDDQNIFAKILRGEIPNDTVLETEHSLAFRDIRPQAPVHVLVIPKGAYVCYDHFAQTASDAEILDYTRAIGKVCEMEGVAANGFRLISNAGEEGVQEVPHLHVHILAGRPLGRMLERA, from the coding sequence ATGGCCTACAGCTACGACGACCAGAACATTTTCGCGAAAATCCTGCGGGGCGAGATCCCCAACGACACCGTGCTCGAGACCGAGCACAGCCTTGCCTTCCGCGACATCCGCCCGCAGGCGCCAGTGCACGTGCTGGTGATCCCCAAGGGCGCCTACGTCTGCTACGACCATTTCGCGCAGACCGCTTCGGACGCCGAGATCCTCGACTACACCCGCGCCATCGGTAAGGTCTGCGAGATGGAAGGCGTGGCGGCGAACGGCTTCCGGCTGATCTCCAACGCCGGCGAGGAAGGCGTGCAGGAGGTGCCGCATCTGCACGTGCATATCCTTGCCGGTCGGCCGCTGGGGCGGATGCTCGAGCGCGCGTGA